One window of the Mycobacterium haemophilum DSM 44634 genome contains the following:
- a CDS encoding GntR family transcriptional regulator → MPKKYGFKEKDQVVSHILNLVLTGQLRSGDRVDRNEIAHGLGVSRVPIQEALVQLEHDGIVSTRYHRGAFVERFDEATVLEHHELDGLLNGIASARAAANPTPRILGELDALMRALRTSMESRTFADVASEYRRTVNDEYAGPRLHATIRASQNLIPRVFWATYQKNGSDDILPFYEDENSAIHRRDPEAARAACVGRSHRMAQTMLAELVRRQVLVSPDGPQTGVPDPLRMPAGLDATCRPPSIAL, encoded by the coding sequence ATGCCGAAGAAGTATGGGTTCAAAGAGAAGGACCAGGTTGTTTCGCACATTCTGAACCTGGTATTGACCGGTCAGCTCCGCAGCGGCGACCGGGTGGACCGCAACGAGATCGCGCACGGCCTGGGGGTAAGTCGCGTCCCCATCCAAGAGGCGCTGGTCCAACTCGAACACGACGGCATCGTGTCGACCCGGTATCACCGGGGCGCGTTCGTCGAGCGGTTCGACGAAGCCACCGTCCTCGAACATCACGAACTCGACGGCCTGCTCAACGGGATTGCCTCGGCGCGCGCAGCCGCCAACCCCACGCCGCGGATCCTGGGCGAACTCGATGCGCTCATGCGAGCCCTGCGCACCTCGATGGAATCGCGGACCTTTGCCGACGTCGCAAGCGAATACCGGCGCACCGTCAACGATGAGTACGCAGGACCTCGGCTGCACGCCACCATCCGCGCCTCTCAGAATCTCATCCCGCGCGTGTTCTGGGCGACCTACCAAAAAAACGGCAGCGACGACATTTTGCCGTTCTACGAAGACGAGAACTCCGCAATTCACCGGCGCGACCCGGAAGCTGCGCGGGCCGCGTGCGTCGGGCGCTCACACCGGATGGCCCAGACGATGCTGGCCGAACTGGTCCGACGCCAAGTGCTCGTCTCACCCGACGGCCCCCAGACCGGGGTGCCCGATCCACTTCGGATGCCCGCGGGACTCGATGCGACCTGCCGCCCGCCGTCGATCGCGCTGTAA
- a CDS encoding LLM class F420-dependent oxidoreductase has protein sequence MTTPLRHPIRIGVQLQPQHAPHYRTIRDAVRRCEDIGVDIAFTWDHFFPLYGDPNGPHFECWTVLAAWAEQTSRIEIGALVTCNSYRNPELLADMARTVDHISDGRLILGIGSGWKDKDYLEYGYQFGTAGSRLDDLAAALPRIKTRLGKLNPAPIRDIPVLIGGTGPRKTLRLVAEHADIWHGFTTAETYPAAAAVLDEHCAAVGRDPATIERSAGVDNNNDLIASAEGLIAVGVTLLTVGCNGPDYDLTAAETLCRWRDSR, from the coding sequence ATGACTACACCGCTTCGCCATCCCATTCGCATCGGTGTACAGCTGCAGCCTCAGCACGCCCCGCACTACCGCACTATCCGCGACGCCGTACGCCGCTGCGAGGACATCGGTGTCGACATCGCCTTCACCTGGGATCACTTCTTCCCGCTCTACGGGGATCCCAACGGCCCGCACTTCGAATGCTGGACCGTTTTGGCGGCCTGGGCCGAGCAGACGTCGCGTATCGAGATCGGCGCCCTGGTGACGTGTAACTCCTACCGCAACCCGGAGCTGCTGGCCGATATGGCCCGTACCGTCGACCACATTTCGGACGGCCGGCTTATTTTGGGGATCGGGTCGGGCTGGAAAGACAAGGACTACCTCGAGTACGGCTACCAGTTCGGCACCGCCGGCAGCCGCCTCGACGACCTGGCCGCCGCGCTGCCCCGGATCAAAACGCGGCTGGGCAAGCTGAATCCAGCACCGATCCGCGACATCCCGGTGCTGATCGGTGGCACTGGCCCGCGCAAGACCCTGCGCCTGGTCGCCGAGCACGCCGACATCTGGCACGGCTTCACCACCGCCGAAACCTACCCGGCGGCCGCGGCCGTCCTGGACGAGCACTGCGCCGCCGTCGGACGGGACCCAGCCACCATCGAACGGTCCGCCGGGGTAGATAACAACAACGACCTGATCGCCAGTGCCGAGGGCCTCATCGCCGTTGGCGTGACGCTGCTGACGGTCGGCTGCAACGGTCCGGATTACGACCTCACCGCCGCCGAGACGCTGTGCCGCTGGCGCGATAGCCGGTGA
- a CDS encoding alpha/beta fold hydrolase: MSEDGLAELSEFALLSENAEQAGVVGPLPAVQRVDTDTAAGRISALRWGSTPPRVVFLHGGGQNAHTWDTVIVGVGEPALAIDLPGHGHSAWRADGDYSPRSNAATLAPVLHELASGAELVVGMSLGGLTAIRLAATAPDLVSELVLVDVTPSALQRHAELTTDQRGTVALMHGEHEFPSFQAMLDLTIAAAPHREVKALRRGVFHNSRRLDNGNWAWRYDTIRTFPDFASLWDDVDALSAPVTLVRGSASGFVSDNDAAELSRRARQFRGARVVENSGHSVQSDQPRALIEIVRGVLAA, from the coding sequence ATGTCTGAGGACGGGCTGGCGGAATTGTCTGAGTTCGCGCTGCTGTCCGAGAACGCCGAGCAGGCCGGCGTGGTGGGTCCGCTGCCCGCCGTACAGCGGGTCGACACGGACACGGCGGCCGGCAGAATCAGCGCGTTGCGCTGGGGTAGCACACCCCCGCGCGTCGTCTTTTTGCACGGCGGCGGGCAGAACGCGCACACCTGGGACACCGTGATCGTTGGTGTTGGTGAGCCAGCACTGGCGATTGACCTTCCCGGACACGGCCATTCCGCCTGGCGTGCGGACGGCGACTACTCGCCGCGCAGCAACGCCGCCACCTTGGCGCCGGTGCTGCACGAACTCGCATCGGGTGCTGAACTGGTGGTCGGCATGTCGCTGGGCGGGTTGACCGCAATACGGCTGGCCGCGACGGCGCCCGACCTGGTGAGTGAACTTGTCCTCGTCGACGTAACCCCCTCGGCGTTGCAGAGGCATGCCGAGCTGACCACCGACCAGCGCGGAACGGTAGCGCTGATGCACGGCGAGCACGAATTTCCAAGCTTTCAGGCCATGCTGGACCTCACGATTGCCGCAGCGCCGCACCGCGAGGTGAAGGCGTTGCGCCGCGGCGTGTTCCACAACTCCCGGCGGCTTGACAACGGCAACTGGGCGTGGCGCTACGACACCATTCGCACCTTTCCCGACTTCGCCAGTCTGTGGGACGACGTCGACGCGTTGTCGGCGCCCGTCACGCTGGTGCGCGGCAGCGCATCGGGCTTCGTCAGCGACAATGACGCGGCCGAACTCAGTCGGCGCGCCAGACAATTCCGGGGTGCCCGCGTCGTCGAAAACTCGGGGCATTCGGTGCAAAGCGACCAACCGCGCGCGCTGATCGAGATCGTTCGCGGAGTTCTGGCCGCATGA
- a CDS encoding inositol-3-phosphate synthase, protein MSEHNPAGAPGASTEVRVAIVGVGNCASSLVQGVEYYQNADDTSTVPGLMHVRFGPYHVRDVKFVAAFDVDAKKVGFDLSDAIFASENNTIKIADVAPTNVVVQRGPTLDGIGKYYADTIELSDAQPVDVVQALRDAKVDVLVSYLPVGSEEADKFYAQCAIDARVAFVNALPVFIASDPVWAKKFADAKVPIVGDDIKSQVGATITHRVMAKLFEDRGVQLDRTMQLNVGGNMDFLNMLERERLESKKISKTQAVTSNVHREFNAKDVHIGPSDHVGWLDDRKWAYVRLEGRGFGDVPLNLEYKLEVWDSPNSAGVIIDAVRAAKIAKDRGIGGPVIPASAYLMKSPPKQLSDEIARAQLEEFINLRECK, encoded by the coding sequence ATGAGTGAGCACAACCCAGCAGGGGCGCCAGGGGCGTCGACCGAGGTAAGAGTCGCCATTGTCGGCGTGGGCAACTGCGCGTCCTCGCTGGTTCAGGGCGTCGAGTACTACCAAAACGCCGACGACACCTCCACGGTGCCCGGTCTCATGCATGTCCGGTTCGGCCCCTACCACGTGCGCGACGTTAAGTTCGTAGCGGCCTTCGACGTGGACGCCAAGAAGGTCGGCTTCGATCTGTCGGACGCGATCTTCGCCTCGGAGAACAACACCATCAAGATCGCCGACGTGGCGCCCACCAATGTGGTGGTGCAGCGCGGGCCGACGCTGGACGGCATCGGCAAGTACTACGCCGACACCATTGAGCTGTCGGACGCTCAGCCCGTCGACGTGGTCCAAGCGCTGCGGGACGCCAAGGTCGACGTGCTGGTGTCCTACCTGCCGGTGGGTTCCGAAGAGGCCGACAAGTTCTACGCCCAGTGCGCCATCGACGCCCGCGTGGCGTTCGTGAACGCGCTGCCGGTGTTCATCGCCTCTGACCCGGTGTGGGCCAAAAAGTTCGCCGACGCCAAGGTGCCGATCGTGGGTGACGACATCAAGAGCCAGGTCGGCGCGACCATCACTCACCGGGTGATGGCCAAGCTGTTCGAGGACCGCGGTGTGCAGCTGGACCGCACCATGCAGCTCAACGTGGGCGGTAACATGGACTTCCTCAACATGCTTGAGCGCGAGCGGCTGGAGTCCAAGAAGATCTCCAAGACCCAGGCCGTGACGTCGAACGTGCATCGGGAATTCAACGCCAAAGACGTCCACATCGGTCCTTCCGACCACGTCGGCTGGCTTGATGACCGCAAATGGGCCTATGTGCGGCTGGAGGGCCGCGGTTTCGGTGACGTGCCGCTGAACCTGGAATACAAGCTCGAGGTGTGGGACTCGCCGAACTCGGCGGGCGTCATCATCGACGCGGTGCGCGCGGCAAAGATCGCCAAGGACCGCGGAATCGGCGGGCCAGTGATCCCGGCGTCGGCCTACCTGATGAAGAGCCCGCCGAAGCAGCTATCCGACGAGATCGCGCGTGCCCAGCTCGAAGAGTTCATCAACTTGCGAGAGTGCAAGTAG
- a CDS encoding PadR family transcriptional regulator gives MLELAILGLLIESPMHGYELRKRLTGLLGAFRAFSYGSLYPALRRMQADGLIAENAAPAGTPVRRARRVYQLTDAGRRRFGELVADTGPHNYTDDGFGVHLAFFNRTPAEARMRILEGRRRQVEERREGLREAVARASSSFDRYTRQLHQLGLESSEREVKWLNELIAAERALPGRAEQT, from the coding sequence ATGCTGGAGCTCGCCATCCTGGGTCTCCTTATTGAATCGCCGATGCATGGCTACGAGTTGCGGAAACGGCTGACCGGGTTGCTCGGCGCATTCCGGGCGTTTTCGTATGGCTCGCTTTACCCCGCGCTGCGTCGGATGCAAGCCGACGGGTTGATCGCCGAGAATGCCGCACCGGCCGGGACTCCGGTGCGGCGTGCCCGGCGGGTTTACCAACTGACGGACGCGGGCCGTAGGCGCTTCGGCGAGCTGGTGGCCGACACTGGTCCGCACAACTACACCGACGACGGCTTCGGGGTGCACCTGGCGTTCTTCAACCGCACACCGGCAGAAGCACGGATGCGCATCCTGGAAGGCCGCCGCCGTCAGGTCGAGGAACGCCGCGAGGGTCTACGCGAGGCGGTGGCGCGAGCCAGCAGCTCGTTCGACCGTTACACCCGCCAACTGCATCAACTCGGGCTCGAGTCCAGCGAACGCGAAGTTAAGTGGCTCAACGAACTCATTGCCGCTGAACGGGCACTGCCCGGCCGCGCCGAGCAGACGTAA
- a CDS encoding DUF1707 SHOCT-like domain-containing protein — protein MTRWLGSLPSGGHGGATSATRAKDSDRQDTCKILDNALNDGELSMEEHRERVATATSAVTLGDLRALVADLQANSALVQLPPSTPATSLSTLPKSRGWATLATAFVVAVLLGVGIGWGLYGNTGSPLDFTTDPGAKPDGVAPVVLTPPRQLQSLGGLTGLMEQTRKRFGDTTGFRLVIYPDYAVLDRRDPADDRRMLSYTYRGGWGDPTSAAKSSGDGAVLVDLSKFDPKTTVGILRGAPETLGIKASDVKTRYLVIEPATDPTTPGALSLSLYVSSDYGGGYLVFAGDGTVKQVNYPS, from the coding sequence GTGACCAGATGGCTCGGAAGCCTCCCCAGTGGCGGCCATGGCGGGGCAACCAGCGCGACCCGAGCCAAAGACAGCGACCGCCAAGACACCTGCAAGATCCTCGACAACGCCCTCAATGATGGCGAGCTCTCCATGGAAGAGCACCGGGAACGGGTCGCTACCGCCACCAGCGCCGTCACGCTAGGCGATCTGCGCGCCTTAGTGGCCGATCTGCAGGCCAACAGCGCCTTGGTCCAGCTGCCTCCTAGCACACCGGCCACATCACTGTCGACGTTGCCGAAGTCGCGCGGGTGGGCCACCTTGGCGACCGCCTTCGTGGTGGCGGTGCTGCTGGGCGTCGGCATCGGCTGGGGCCTTTACGGCAATACCGGATCGCCACTGGACTTCACCACCGATCCCGGAGCCAAGCCCGACGGAGTCGCGCCCGTGGTGCTGACCCCGCCGAGGCAACTGCAATCGCTCGGCGGGCTCACCGGCCTGATGGAGCAGACCCGCAAAAGATTCGGCGACACCACCGGCTTCCGGTTGGTGATCTACCCGGATTACGCGGTGCTCGACCGCCGCGATCCGGCCGACGATCGCCGGATGCTGAGCTACACCTACCGCGGTGGATGGGGCGATCCGACCAGCGCCGCCAAAAGCAGCGGCGACGGGGCCGTGCTGGTTGACCTCAGCAAATTCGACCCGAAGACGACCGTGGGCATCCTGCGAGGTGCCCCGGAAACCCTCGGCATCAAAGCGTCCGACGTCAAAACCAGATACCTGGTCATCGAGCCGGCCACCGATCCGACCACACCCGGGGCGCTGTCGCTGTCGCTGTATGTCTCCAGTGATTACGGCGGTGGCTACCTCGTCTTCGCCGGTGACGGCACCGTCAAACAGGTGAATTACCCTTCATAG
- a CDS encoding DUF5318 family protein translates to MRLQRQVVDYSLRRRSLLAEVYSGRTGVSEVCDANPYLLRAAKFHGKPSQVMCPICRKEQLTLVSWVFGDHLGAVSGSARTAEELVLLATRYAEFAVHVVEVCRTCSWNHLVKSYVLGAARSAPPPRGSRATRTARNGARTASE, encoded by the coding sequence GTGCGACTGCAGCGTCAGGTGGTGGACTACTCGCTTCGGCGGCGCTCGCTGCTGGCCGAGGTGTACTCGGGACGCACCGGAGTGTCCGAGGTGTGTGACGCAAACCCCTATCTGCTGCGCGCGGCCAAATTTCACGGGAAACCGAGCCAGGTGATGTGCCCGATCTGCCGAAAGGAACAGCTCACACTCGTGTCGTGGGTGTTCGGCGATCACTTGGGTGCGGTCTCGGGGTCGGCGCGCACCGCCGAGGAGTTGGTCTTGCTGGCCACACGTTACGCCGAGTTCGCTGTCCACGTGGTGGAGGTATGCCGCACCTGCAGCTGGAATCACTTGGTCAAGTCGTATGTGCTCGGTGCGGCACGGTCGGCCCCGCCGCCCAGGGGCAGCCGGGCCACCCGGACGGCGCGCAACGGCGCCCGCACGGCCAGTGAATAA
- a CDS encoding transglycosylase domain-containing protein: MNNEGRHDQSPRDASGPATDRPGQRRQVPPDDRMTAIIPPVTDERSAGRVDPLKAVKAALDGPPPAAPFHSALPMSVSPRRDPIDEVTAALDGRSAATGGGGRLAYGRRPPGGPPPPPEPPGGPAGPGWRAPGPEPNRTWLQQLNRQVNWRWVRRSLYLAAVVVLLLPIVTFTMAYFIVDIPRPGDIRTNQVSTILASDGSEIAKIVPPEGNRVDVNLSQVPVQVRQAVIAAEDRNFYSNPGFDFRAFARAVQNNLFGSGDLQGGSTITQQYVKNALVGSAQHGFSGLMRKAKELVIATKMSGEWSKDDVLQAYLNIIYFGRGAYGISAAAKAYFDKPVEQLTVSEGALLAALIRRPSALDPAIDLQGATARWNWVLDGMVDIKALSPSDRSAQLFPATVPPDQARAQNQTTGPNGLIERQVTKELLELFNIDEQTLNTQGLQVTTTVDPQAQRAAEKAVSKYLDGQDPDMRAAVVSIDPHNGAIRAYYGGADGNGFDFAQAGLQTGSSFKVFALVAALEQGIGLGYQVDSSPLTVDGIKITNDEGESCGTCNIAEALKLSLNTSYYRLMLKLRNGPQAVADAAHQAGVASSFPGVAHTLSEDGNGGPPNNGIVLGQYETRVIDMASAYATLAASGVYHRPHFVQKVVNAEGQVLFDASTSDNSGDQRIAKAVADNVTAAMQPIAGYSRGHNLASGRPSAAKTGTVQLGDTTANKDAWMVGYTPSLSTAVWVGTVEDNVPLVTASGAAVYGSGLPSDIWKSTMDGALKGTANESFPKPTEIGGYAGVPPPPPPPAAPPPPSETVIQPTIEVAPGITIPVGPPTTITLAPPPPASPSPTASTPPP; the protein is encoded by the coding sequence GTGAATAACGAAGGACGCCACGATCAGTCGCCTAGGGACGCGAGCGGGCCAGCGACTGATCGGCCGGGCCAGCGTCGTCAAGTTCCGCCCGACGACCGGATGACAGCGATCATCCCGCCGGTCACCGACGAGCGGTCGGCTGGGCGGGTGGACCCCCTCAAGGCTGTCAAGGCTGCCTTGGATGGTCCGCCGCCTGCTGCGCCCTTCCACTCGGCACTCCCGATGTCGGTGTCCCCGCGGCGCGACCCTATTGACGAGGTCACGGCCGCGCTGGACGGCCGGTCGGCAGCGACCGGGGGTGGTGGCAGGCTCGCTTACGGACGCCGTCCACCGGGTGGTCCGCCGCCGCCACCCGAGCCGCCCGGCGGCCCTGCCGGGCCTGGCTGGAGGGCGCCTGGACCGGAGCCCAACCGGACTTGGCTGCAGCAACTCAACCGTCAGGTGAACTGGCGCTGGGTGCGGCGCTCGCTGTATCTCGCCGCGGTGGTGGTGTTGTTGTTGCCCATCGTCACCTTCACCATGGCCTACTTCATCGTCGACATTCCCAGACCAGGCGACATCCGTACCAACCAGGTCTCGACGATCCTGGCCAGCGACGGCTCGGAGATCGCCAAAATTGTTCCGCCCGAAGGTAACCGGGTCGATGTCAACCTGAGTCAAGTGCCGGTGCAGGTCCGCCAGGCGGTGATCGCCGCAGAGGACCGCAACTTCTATTCGAACCCGGGGTTCGACTTCAGAGCCTTCGCGCGGGCGGTGCAAAACAACCTCTTCGGCAGCGGCGATCTGCAGGGCGGGTCAACGATCACCCAACAGTATGTGAAGAACGCGTTGGTCGGTTCTGCGCAACACGGGTTTAGCGGTTTGATGCGCAAGGCTAAGGAACTGGTCATCGCCACCAAAATGTCGGGCGAGTGGTCCAAAGACGATGTGCTGCAGGCCTATCTGAACATCATTTACTTCGGCAGAGGCGCCTACGGAATTTCGGCCGCTGCCAAGGCCTATTTCGACAAGCCCGTGGAGCAGCTCACCGTCTCCGAAGGGGCACTGCTGGCGGCGCTAATTCGGCGGCCGTCCGCTTTGGACCCGGCCATCGATCTCCAGGGTGCTACCGCCCGCTGGAACTGGGTGTTGGACGGCATGGTGGACATCAAGGCTCTGTCGCCGAGTGACCGCTCGGCACAGCTGTTTCCCGCGACTGTTCCGCCTGATCAGGCGCGTGCGCAGAATCAGACCACGGGACCCAATGGTCTTATCGAGCGTCAGGTGACCAAAGAGCTGCTCGAACTGTTCAACATCGACGAGCAAACCTTGAACACCCAGGGGCTGCAGGTCACCACCACTGTCGATCCGCAGGCTCAACGGGCGGCCGAGAAGGCGGTATCGAAATACCTGGACGGGCAGGATCCCGATATGCGGGCCGCCGTCGTTTCGATCGACCCACATAACGGCGCGATACGTGCCTACTACGGCGGTGCTGATGGCAACGGTTTTGACTTCGCTCAAGCTGGGCTGCAAACCGGCTCGTCGTTCAAGGTTTTCGCGCTCGTCGCCGCGCTCGAGCAAGGCATCGGCCTGGGCTACCAGGTCGACAGCTCCCCGCTCACCGTCGACGGCATCAAGATCACCAACGACGAAGGCGAGAGTTGTGGGACCTGCAATATCGCTGAGGCGCTCAAGCTCTCGTTGAACACCTCCTACTACCGGCTGATGCTCAAACTCCGCAATGGACCGCAGGCCGTCGCGGACGCCGCGCACCAAGCCGGTGTCGCGAGCAGCTTCCCTGGTGTAGCGCACACACTGTCCGAGGATGGCAACGGCGGACCGCCCAACAACGGAATCGTGCTGGGCCAGTACGAAACCCGCGTGATCGATATGGCCTCGGCATATGCCACGTTGGCCGCGTCCGGCGTCTACCACCGACCGCACTTCGTGCAAAAAGTCGTTAATGCGGAGGGCCAGGTACTTTTCGACGCCAGCACCAGCGACAACAGCGGCGACCAGCGCATCGCCAAAGCCGTCGCTGATAACGTCACCGCGGCGATGCAGCCGATCGCCGGCTATTCGCGTGGCCATAACTTGGCCAGCGGGCGGCCGTCGGCAGCCAAAACCGGCACGGTGCAGCTGGGCGATACCACCGCCAACAAGGACGCCTGGATGGTCGGCTACACACCGTCGCTGTCGACGGCGGTGTGGGTGGGTACCGTCGAAGACAATGTGCCGCTGGTAACCGCTTCAGGCGCGGCGGTTTACGGCTCCGGCCTGCCGTCGGATATCTGGAAGTCGACGATGGATGGCGCCCTGAAGGGCACCGCCAACGAGAGCTTCCCCAAGCCGACCGAGATAGGTGGCTACGCAGGTGTGCCGCCCCCGCCCCCGCCGCCAGCGGCACCGCCGCCGCCTTCGGAAACCGTTATCCAGCCCACTATCGAGGTGGCGCCGGGCATCACCATCCCGGTCGGTCCGCCCACGACGATCACTCTCGCGCCGCCGCCGCCGGCATCGCCCAGCCCGACAGCTTCAACGCCGCCACCATGA
- a CDS encoding glycosyltransferase family 87 protein has protein sequence MINAATQSATISPRPLAADRRSADDRDCPSRTDFLGAALADVIGGPVGRHALIGRSWLMTPLRVMFLIGLIFLALGWSTKAACLQTTGTGPGDQRVANWDNQRAYYELCYSDTVPLYGAELLNQGKFPYKSSWIETDSSGTPQTRYDGRPAVRYMEYPVLTGIYQYVSMAIAKTYTALSKLVAVPVIAEVVMFFDVAAFGLALAWLATIWATAALAGRRIWDGALVAASPLVIFQIFTNFDALATAFATGGLLAWARRRPVLAGVLIGLGAAAKLYPLLFLVPLFVLGIRTGRLGGVARTAVTTAVTWLLVNLPVLLLFPRGWSEFFRLNARRGDDMDSLYNVVKSLTGWRGFDPKLGFWEPPLALNAVVTVLFALCCAAIVYIALTAGQRPRLAQLAFLLVAAFLLTNKVWSPQFSLWLVPLAVLALPHRRVLLAWMTIDALVWVPRMYYLYGNPSRSLPEQWFTATVLLRDIAVVALCALVIRQIYRPDEDLVRLGGRVDDPAGGPFDRAPDAPPGWLPDWLRPAGMRRAVAPAAPSVPQTELADAKTAAAPGQP, from the coding sequence ATGATCAACGCTGCGACGCAGAGCGCCACTATCTCGCCGCGACCGTTGGCCGCCGATCGTCGGAGCGCCGATGACCGCGATTGCCCCAGCCGCACTGACTTTTTGGGCGCCGCCCTAGCAGATGTCATCGGTGGACCGGTAGGCCGCCACGCGCTGATCGGCCGTAGCTGGCTGATGACACCGCTGCGGGTGATGTTTCTCATCGGGCTGATATTCCTGGCGCTCGGCTGGTCAACGAAGGCGGCCTGCTTGCAAACCACTGGAACGGGACCGGGCGATCAGCGGGTCGCCAACTGGGATAACCAACGCGCGTATTACGAGTTGTGCTACTCCGACACGGTGCCGCTCTACGGCGCGGAATTGTTGAACCAGGGCAAGTTTCCGTACAAATCGAGCTGGATCGAAACCGACAGCAGCGGCACACCGCAGACCCGCTACGACGGTCGGCCCGCGGTGCGATACATGGAATATCCGGTGCTAACCGGTATCTATCAGTATGTTTCGATGGCGATCGCCAAGACCTACACGGCGCTAAGCAAACTCGTCGCTGTACCAGTGATCGCCGAGGTGGTGATGTTCTTCGACGTCGCCGCATTCGGGCTGGCGCTGGCCTGGTTAGCGACCATCTGGGCCACCGCGGCGCTGGCCGGTCGCCGGATATGGGATGGGGCCTTGGTGGCCGCGTCTCCGCTGGTGATCTTTCAGATATTCACCAACTTCGACGCGTTGGCAACGGCATTCGCGACTGGTGGATTGCTGGCGTGGGCGCGGCGCAGACCGGTACTTGCCGGTGTGCTGATTGGCTTAGGCGCCGCGGCCAAGCTCTATCCGCTGCTGTTTTTGGTCCCGTTGTTTGTGTTGGGCATCCGCACCGGGCGCCTCGGGGGTGTGGCCCGCACCGCGGTGACCACGGCAGTGACCTGGTTGTTGGTGAATCTGCCTGTGCTACTGCTTTTCCCGCGGGGTTGGTCGGAGTTTTTCCGACTCAACGCCCGCCGCGGCGATGACATGGACTCGTTGTACAACGTCGTGAAATCGTTGACTGGCTGGCGCGGTTTCGATCCCAAGCTAGGCTTCTGGGAGCCGCCCCTGGCGCTCAACGCCGTGGTAACGGTGTTGTTCGCATTGTGTTGCGCGGCAATCGTTTACATCGCATTGACTGCTGGGCAGCGGCCGCGACTGGCGCAGCTGGCGTTTTTGTTGGTGGCGGCATTCCTGTTGACCAACAAGGTCTGGAGCCCTCAGTTCTCGCTGTGGCTGGTGCCGCTGGCAGTGCTGGCCCTGCCGCACCGCCGGGTGCTGCTGGCATGGATGACGATCGATGCCCTGGTGTGGGTGCCGCGGATGTATTACCTGTACGGCAATCCGAGCCGTTCACTCCCGGAGCAGTGGTTCACCGCGACGGTGCTGCTGCGAGACATCGCGGTCGTGGCGCTGTGCGCGCTGGTGATCCGCCAGATTTATCGGCCCGACGAGGATCTGGTGCGGCTGGGTGGACGGGTGGACGATCCGGCGGGCGGGCCTTTCGACCGCGCCCCGGACGCCCCGCCGGGTTGGTTGCCGGACTGGCTGCGTCCAGCCGGGATGCGGCGGGCGGTCGCGCCGGCAGCACCATCAGTACCTCAAACTGAGCTGGCCGACGCTAAAACAGCTGCCGCCCCCGGGCAGCCATGA
- a CDS encoding DJ-1/PfpI family protein yields MMQVAIPLFERVTALDAVGPYEVLQRIPSIDVVFVGHQRGEVRTENGMLGLTCDATLDEVGAPDVVVFPGGVGTRQLVHDEAFCVWLQSVHRHTKFTTSVCTGALLLAAAGLLEGLTATTHWSAADLLNKLGAHYVPERVVEHLSQRIITAAGVSSGIDMALRLVELLVDRPAAQAAQLLIEYDPQPPFGSGTLAKADAATKARADEYRRSRN; encoded by the coding sequence ATGATGCAGGTAGCCATCCCGCTGTTCGAACGGGTCACCGCGCTCGACGCCGTCGGCCCTTACGAAGTGCTGCAACGCATTCCGTCGATTGACGTAGTGTTTGTCGGGCACCAGCGGGGAGAGGTGCGCACCGAAAACGGGATGCTCGGCCTCACTTGCGACGCGACCTTGGACGAAGTCGGTGCACCCGATGTGGTGGTGTTCCCCGGTGGTGTCGGAACCCGTCAGCTGGTTCACGACGAAGCCTTCTGTGTTTGGCTGCAATCGGTGCATCGGCATACCAAGTTCACCACCTCGGTATGCACTGGCGCGCTGCTGCTTGCCGCAGCCGGCCTGCTCGAGGGACTCACCGCGACGACGCACTGGAGCGCCGCGGACCTGCTCAACAAATTGGGCGCGCACTATGTGCCTGAACGTGTCGTCGAGCACCTCTCGCAGCGGATCATCACCGCCGCGGGGGTCTCCAGCGGTATTGACATGGCCTTGCGGCTGGTTGAGCTCCTTGTCGATCGACCAGCCGCGCAGGCTGCTCAGCTGCTCATCGAATACGACCCGCAGCCGCCGTTCGGCTCGGGCACGCTGGCGAAGGCCGACGCGGCGACGAAGGCCAGGGCGGACGAATACCGGCGCAGCCGGAACTGA
- the rpsF gene encoding 30S ribosomal protein S6, which produces MRPYEIMVILDPTLDERTVGPSLETFLNVVRKDGGTIGKVDIWGRRRLAYEIAKHAEGIYVVIDLKAAPATVSELDRQLSLNESVLRTKVMRTDKH; this is translated from the coding sequence ATGCGTCCATACGAAATCATGGTCATTCTTGACCCCACGCTCGACGAGCGCACCGTCGGCCCGTCCTTGGAGACGTTCCTCAACGTCGTCCGCAAGGACGGTGGAACCATCGGTAAGGTCGACATCTGGGGCCGGCGCCGGCTGGCCTACGAGATCGCCAAGCATGCCGAAGGCATCTACGTTGTCATCGACCTGAAGGCGGCGCCGGCTACCGTGTCCGAGCTCGACCGCCAGCTCAGCCTCAACGAGTCGGTGCTGCGCACCAAGGTGATGCGCACCGACAAGCACTAG